A genomic window from Massilia sp. METH4 includes:
- a CDS encoding HEAT repeat domain-containing protein — translation MTDYDDPELAGIAARLREPDATVRRIAVLALADFDGDEHLPLLVAALRDESPDVRAEAARALEAFETPESVAGVARLLTDDDDEVRDAAAQSLAQLKLASSAVALLPYLVNGEGFVRAAALRAVRELRAPETAAPALAALDDADPLVRREAVSVLGWLKHAEALPALTKLATGDSHADVRRAAVGALGAGTDDAVLPALLSALRDPAWQVREEAAGTLGKLRLQGAGAALIAALDDPYWQVRLRAARSLGRLRSQDALPSLIAALTHTISNLRKEAALALGEIASPLALPALREAANDPDPEVRKSARLALQQTEAAA, via the coding sequence GTGACTGACTACGACGACCCCGAACTGGCCGGCATCGCCGCACGGCTGCGCGAGCCGGATGCCACCGTGCGCCGCATCGCCGTGCTGGCGCTGGCCGACTTCGATGGCGACGAACACCTGCCGCTGCTGGTGGCCGCCTTGCGCGACGAGTCGCCCGATGTGCGTGCCGAGGCCGCCCGGGCGCTGGAAGCGTTCGAAACGCCGGAAAGCGTGGCCGGCGTGGCCAGGCTGCTGACCGACGACGACGACGAGGTGAGGGACGCCGCCGCGCAAAGCCTGGCGCAGCTGAAGCTGGCGTCGTCGGCCGTCGCACTGCTGCCTTACCTCGTCAATGGCGAAGGTTTCGTGCGCGCCGCTGCGCTGCGGGCCGTGCGCGAACTGCGTGCGCCGGAGACCGCCGCGCCGGCCCTGGCGGCATTGGACGATGCCGATCCACTGGTGCGGCGCGAAGCCGTTTCCGTGCTGGGGTGGCTGAAGCATGCCGAAGCCTTGCCGGCGCTGACCAAGCTGGCGACGGGCGACTCGCATGCCGACGTGCGGCGCGCCGCCGTGGGGGCATTGGGGGCCGGCACCGACGATGCGGTGCTGCCGGCCTTGCTGTCGGCGCTGCGCGATCCTGCCTGGCAGGTGCGCGAGGAAGCGGCAGGCACCCTGGGCAAGCTGCGGCTGCAAGGCGCGGGCGCTGCGCTGATCGCGGCATTGGACGACCCGTACTGGCAGGTGCGCCTGCGCGCCGCCCGCAGCCTGGGCCGCCTGCGCAGCCAGGATGCGCTGCCGTCGCTGATCGCGGCGCTCACGCACACGATCAGCAACCTGCGCAAGGAAGCGGCGCTGGCGCTGGGCGAGATCGCCTCGCCGCTGGCGTTGCCGGCCTTGCGCGAGGCGGCCAACGATCCGGACCCCGAAGTGCGCAAGTCGGCCCGGCTGGCGTTGCAGCAGACGGAGGCGGCGGCATGA
- a CDS encoding iron transporter, with protein sequence MQTHPTTAPLPTRPQKPGPGWRYRTGVAVRALAAILGGYALSAAWAAALALMLPAVRVEAALTGTMMALAIYPCAAMWCFGARTALRAIVGLLIAGALPAAVLLAKGAA encoded by the coding sequence ATGCAAACACACCCCACCACGGCTCCCTTGCCCACCAGGCCGCAGAAGCCGGGCCCCGGCTGGCGCTACCGCACCGGCGTGGCCGTGCGCGCGCTCGCCGCGATCCTGGGCGGCTACGCCCTGTCTGCCGCCTGGGCCGCGGCGCTGGCGCTGATGTTGCCTGCCGTGCGCGTGGAAGCGGCGCTCACCGGCACGATGATGGCGCTGGCGATCTATCCGTGCGCGGCGATGTGGTGCTTCGGCGCGCGCACGGCACTGCGCGCGATCGTCGGCCTGCTGATCGCGGGAGCGCTACCCGCCGCCGTGCTGCTGGCCAAGGGGGCGGCATGA
- a CDS encoding PepSY-associated TM helix domain-containing protein, with amino-acid sequence MKEGIRQSMAWLHTWSGLLVGWVLFMVFAAGTASYFRDEITLWMKPELHGVAHAAVPEALAATNAVTTLQEKAPKSQRWFITLPTEREPGLRVSYNAKPPPGESTGRRRNIKTLVLDPATGAELSAPRETRGGDFFYRLHFDLHYMPPIWGRWIVGFCAMFMLVAILSGIVTHKRIFKDFFTFRPKKGQRSWLDFHNVSAVLALPYHLMITYTGLLTLMFMYFPQAIQAVYPDRQEAFFSELFNSPPADARAARVSAALAPLGPMVEQASGAWNGAPVGRVTVAFPNDANATVSITQQTGHAINYDVPTLVFDGVTGKLVSAPAGHGGAAKDTRGVMYGLHVARFADPFTRWLFFACGLAGCLMVATGLLLWAVKERPKHLKAHAGRIGFGLRLVDGLNIGAVAGLPLAMAVYFWANRLIETGIAQRPDAEIRWFFTAWAIAAIAALARPGRPMWRIQLVIGGAAFALLPLLNGATGGAHLLTSIAQGLWPVAGFDIVTLLLGAFLLYSSHYLGNARAPKPARAAQKTDTDSKPELAGSNA; translated from the coding sequence ATGAAGGAAGGCATCCGCCAGTCGATGGCATGGCTGCATACCTGGTCCGGCCTGCTGGTCGGCTGGGTACTGTTCATGGTGTTCGCCGCTGGCACCGCCAGTTATTTCCGCGACGAGATCACGCTGTGGATGAAGCCCGAACTGCACGGCGTGGCCCATGCGGCCGTCCCGGAAGCGCTGGCCGCGACCAACGCCGTGACTACCCTGCAGGAGAAGGCACCGAAGTCGCAGCGCTGGTTCATTACCTTGCCCACCGAGCGCGAGCCGGGCCTGCGCGTCAGCTATAACGCGAAGCCGCCGCCGGGCGAAAGCACCGGCCGGCGGCGCAATATCAAGACCCTCGTGCTGGACCCGGCCACGGGTGCGGAACTGTCCGCCCCGCGCGAGACGCGCGGCGGCGATTTCTTCTACCGCCTGCATTTCGACCTGCACTACATGCCGCCGATCTGGGGGCGCTGGATCGTGGGCTTCTGCGCCATGTTCATGCTGGTGGCGATCCTGTCGGGCATCGTCACGCACAAGCGCATCTTCAAGGATTTCTTCACATTCCGGCCGAAGAAGGGCCAGCGCTCGTGGCTCGACTTCCACAACGTATCGGCCGTGCTGGCCCTGCCCTATCACCTGATGATCACGTACACGGGTTTGCTGACCTTGATGTTCATGTACTTCCCGCAGGCCATCCAGGCGGTGTATCCGGACAGGCAGGAAGCCTTCTTCTCCGAGCTGTTCAACAGCCCGCCGGCCGATGCGAGGGCCGCCCGCGTTTCGGCGGCGCTGGCTCCGCTGGGACCGATGGTGGAGCAGGCATCGGGGGCGTGGAACGGCGCCCCTGTCGGCCGCGTGACGGTGGCCTTCCCGAACGACGCCAACGCCACCGTGTCGATCACGCAGCAGACCGGCCACGCCATCAACTACGACGTGCCGACGCTCGTGTTCGACGGCGTGACGGGCAAGCTGGTATCGGCACCGGCCGGGCACGGCGGCGCCGCGAAGGATACGCGCGGCGTGATGTACGGCCTGCACGTGGCGCGCTTTGCCGACCCGTTCACGCGCTGGCTGTTCTTCGCCTGCGGCCTGGCCGGCTGCCTGATGGTTGCGACCGGCCTGCTGCTGTGGGCCGTGAAGGAGCGCCCGAAGCACCTGAAGGCCCACGCCGGCAGGATCGGCTTCGGCCTGCGGCTCGTCGATGGCTTGAACATCGGCGCGGTGGCCGGCCTGCCGCTGGCGATGGCCGTCTACTTCTGGGCCAACCGCCTCATCGAAACGGGCATCGCCCAGCGGCCGGATGCGGAGATCCGCTGGTTCTTCACCGCGTGGGCCATCGCCGCCATCGCCGCGCTGGCCAGGCCCGGCCGCCCGATGTGGCGCATCCAGCTCGTCATCGGCGGCGCCGCGTTCGCGCTGCTGCCGCTGCTCAATGGCGCGACCGGCGGCGCGCACCTGCTTACCAGCATCGCGCAGGGCCTGTGGCCGGTAGCCGGTTTCGACATCGTCACCCTGCTGCTGGGCGCCTTCCTGTTGTACAGCAGCCATTACCTTGGCAACGCCAGGGCGCCGAAGCCCGCCAGGGCGGCGCAAAAAACCGACACCGATTCCAAGCCCGAACTCGCAGGGAGCAATGCATGA
- a CDS encoding DUF3325 domain-containing protein, whose product MSAAIFFTIAALGAATAGFGALALGMDRHWEAIHGRGSMPPTPLRRMLQLGGSIGLAISLWCCLAVRDTGQAIVLWCGVLSVGAWASVAVLTYAAQHARHTAAGAAFVACATAALAIVLR is encoded by the coding sequence ATGAGCGCCGCCATCTTCTTCACCATCGCCGCCTTGGGCGCGGCCACCGCCGGCTTCGGCGCCCTGGCCCTGGGCATGGACCGGCACTGGGAAGCCATCCATGGCCGTGGCAGCATGCCGCCCACACCGCTGCGCCGCATGCTGCAACTGGGCGGCAGCATCGGGCTGGCGATCTCGTTGTGGTGCTGCCTGGCGGTGCGCGACACCGGCCAGGCGATCGTGCTGTGGTGCGGCGTACTGTCCGTCGGCGCCTGGGCATCGGTGGCGGTGCTGACGTACGCCGCCCAGCACGCGCGGCATACGGCGGCCGGCGCCGCGTTCGTGGCCTGCGCAACCGCCGCGCTGGCCATCGTGCTGCGCTAA
- a CDS encoding DUF971 domain-containing protein, with translation MNPVHVESGSGVLAVHWEDGSDSAFTHAQLRAACPCSECRAIRRAGGIVSAAAGVRLSAIEPAGANALNLAFSDGHARGIYPFALLAELVRQPACAAPAR, from the coding sequence ATGAATCCCGTTCATGTCGAGAGCGGCAGCGGCGTCCTGGCCGTGCACTGGGAGGATGGCAGCGACAGTGCCTTCACGCATGCGCAACTGCGCGCCGCCTGCCCGTGCTCGGAGTGCCGGGCGATCCGCCGGGCGGGCGGCATCGTCAGCGCGGCGGCCGGTGTGCGCCTGAGCGCCATCGAACCCGCCGGCGCCAATGCCCTGAACCTCGCCTTCAGCGATGGCCACGCGCGGGGCATCTATCCGTTCGCGCTGCTGGCCGAACTGGTCAGGCAGCCAGCGTGCGCAGCACCAGCCCGGTGA
- a CDS encoding DUF819 family protein, translating into MQTSVPLVTNDAVVLGILATILGCVFWTSSRRDGFWNKFYTYVPALLLCYLIPAILNTFGVIDGSHSKLYPVARDFLLPAALVLLCVPIDFRAIIRLGPKAVIMFLTGTAGIMLGAIVSFEAMRIIHPETVAGETWRGMTTITGAWIGGGANQAAMKEVFEVDASLFGQFVAVDVLVANVWTAVLLFLAGRANAFDRWTGADLSAINALKTRIEEYQATHACIPTLADVMIVLAVGLGVTGLSHALTGPVLEWIGSLPKEWRLQDYSLTSAFFWIVVFATTFGLLLSFTKARSLEGAGASTIGSAMLYILVATIGMQMDLSALVERPWLFLLGLIWISVHGGLLLLVTKLIRAPLFFMAVGSQANVGGAASAPVVASAFHPALAPVGVLLAVLGYALGTYCAYITGLVLRTLAA; encoded by the coding sequence ATGCAGACCAGCGTTCCTCTCGTCACCAACGATGCCGTCGTACTCGGCATCCTCGCCACCATCCTCGGCTGCGTATTCTGGACCTCGTCGCGCCGCGACGGTTTCTGGAACAAGTTCTACACCTATGTGCCGGCACTGTTGCTGTGCTACCTTATTCCGGCCATCCTCAACACCTTCGGCGTCATCGACGGCAGTCACTCGAAGCTGTATCCGGTGGCGCGCGACTTCCTGCTGCCCGCCGCGCTCGTGCTGCTGTGCGTGCCCATCGACTTCCGCGCCATCATCCGGCTGGGTCCGAAGGCCGTCATCATGTTTTTGACTGGTACTGCGGGCATCATGCTGGGCGCCATCGTGTCGTTCGAGGCAATGCGCATCATCCACCCCGAGACGGTGGCGGGCGAGACGTGGCGCGGCATGACGACGATCACTGGCGCCTGGATCGGCGGCGGCGCGAACCAGGCGGCAATGAAGGAAGTGTTCGAGGTCGACGCGTCGCTGTTCGGCCAGTTTGTCGCCGTCGACGTGCTGGTGGCGAACGTGTGGACGGCCGTGCTGCTGTTCCTGGCCGGGCGCGCCAATGCATTCGACCGATGGACCGGGGCCGACCTCTCCGCAATCAATGCGCTGAAGACCAGGATCGAGGAGTACCAGGCCACCCATGCGTGCATTCCCACGCTGGCGGATGTGATGATCGTGCTGGCGGTGGGCCTGGGGGTCACAGGCCTGTCGCATGCGCTCACGGGCCCCGTGCTCGAATGGATCGGCAGCCTGCCCAAGGAATGGCGGCTGCAGGATTACAGCCTCACGTCGGCCTTCTTCTGGATCGTCGTGTTTGCCACCACCTTCGGTTTGCTGCTCAGCTTCACCAAGGCCCGCAGCCTGGAGGGCGCCGGCGCCTCGACCATCGGTTCGGCCATGCTGTACATCCTCGTGGCCACGATCGGCATGCAGATGGACTTGAGCGCCCTCGTCGAGCGGCCATGGCTGTTCCTGCTCGGCCTGATCTGGATCAGCGTGCACGGCGGCTTGCTGCTGCTCGTCACGAAGCTGATCCGCGCGCCGCTGTTCTTCATGGCGGTAGGCTCCCAGGCGAACGTGGGCGGCGCAGCTTCCGCGCCCGTGGTGGCCAGTGCCTTCCACCCGGCGCTGGCACCGGTCGGCGTCCTGCTGGCGGTGCTCGGCTATGCGCTCGGCACCTACTGCGCGTACATCACCGGGCTGGTGCTGCGCACGCTGGCTGCCTGA
- a CDS encoding ABC transporter ATP-binding protein, with amino-acid sequence MKQLSAIEAQALQDGAPGGIDIEHLTIRLGQGKQAFDAVQDVSLSIRPGEFVCVLGPSGCGKSTLLGGLAGHWQPSGGSIRVDGEVVAGPHPDRGLVFQHHTLFPWKKVLDNVAFGLKMKGVRRAERHQRARDMLKLVGLEGFEDRYPVQLSGGMQQRVEIARVLINGPRVMLMDEPFGALDAQTRLKMQELLLDVWARVKTTIVFITHDIDEALFLADRILVMSPRPGRIIGEIRLDFPRPRSADLVTSPQFTAYKRHCLALLHPHANIVPLDRLSPLGPQGANSAPSNHA; translated from the coding sequence ATGAAACAACTCTCCGCGATCGAAGCACAGGCGTTGCAGGACGGCGCGCCGGGCGGCATCGACATCGAGCACCTGACGATCCGGCTGGGGCAGGGCAAGCAGGCGTTCGACGCCGTGCAGGACGTATCGCTGTCGATACGGCCCGGCGAATTCGTCTGTGTGCTGGGGCCGTCCGGCTGCGGCAAGTCCACCCTGCTGGGCGGGCTGGCCGGGCACTGGCAACCGAGCGGCGGCAGCATCCGCGTCGATGGCGAAGTGGTCGCCGGGCCACACCCGGACCGCGGCCTGGTATTCCAGCACCACACGCTGTTCCCCTGGAAGAAGGTGCTCGACAACGTGGCGTTCGGCCTGAAGATGAAGGGCGTCAGGCGCGCCGAGCGTCACCAGCGCGCGCGCGACATGCTCAAGCTCGTGGGCCTGGAGGGTTTCGAGGACCGCTACCCGGTGCAACTGTCCGGCGGCATGCAGCAGCGGGTGGAAATCGCCCGCGTGCTGATCAACGGCCCGCGCGTGATGCTGATGGACGAGCCGTTCGGCGCCCTCGATGCGCAAACGCGGCTGAAAATGCAGGAACTGCTGCTGGACGTGTGGGCGCGCGTGAAAACGACCATCGTCTTCATCACGCACGACATCGACGAGGCGCTGTTCCTGGCCGACCGCATCCTGGTGATGAGCCCCCGGCCGGGCCGCATCATCGGCGAAATCCGGCTCGACTTTCCCCGGCCGCGCAGCGCCGACCTGGTGACGTCGCCGCAATTTACCGCCTACAAGCGCCATTGCCTGGCGCTGCTGCACCCGCACGCGAACATCGTGCCGCTCGACCGCCTGAGCCCCCTCGGACCCCAGGGCGCGAACAGCGCGCCATCCAACCATGCATAA
- a CDS encoding ABC transporter substrate-binding protein, whose translation MKLSKQLLGLSLVLAFGGANAETIRIAIGTQDTTINCATGGLLIRELNLLQKYLPKDGKYKDATYDIVWKNFTSGAPLTNEMVAGKLDIGSMADFPGSFNGAAHQKAGKKSIFITVLSGSTLGSGNGIVVPKGSNVQSLAELKGKTISVPFASTAHGMLLRAVKAQGWDPEKDVNITTQAPEIAGSALQSNKIEAHADFVPFAELFPHRGFARKIFDGSQAKAPTLHGSLVDSAYAKKYPEIVVAYLRAALEADRLIAAEPEKYSELIAKVTGIEAEVNYLFHGPVGLQTRDFTWKPEYRQAVATSIQTLRLLKRTDSDIDVNSFIDDSYLRTAFKGAGLDYEKALKNYAKLPLNARDAVTGKPIADFKRLTQIWVQGEPLVRHYADAGTAFAELRKLEGSGKKVRTVYAHDQDTGLKLLAGDAWFVVKGKDVGAFLLRADAEAYAKKNGGKVVDFDKLRAGTAI comes from the coding sequence ATGAAACTGTCCAAACAACTGCTTGGCTTGTCTCTGGTACTGGCATTCGGCGGTGCCAACGCCGAAACGATCCGCATCGCCATCGGCACGCAGGACACCACGATCAACTGCGCCACCGGCGGCCTGCTGATCCGCGAACTGAACCTGCTGCAGAAATACCTGCCGAAGGATGGCAAGTACAAGGACGCGACCTACGACATCGTGTGGAAGAACTTCACGTCCGGCGCGCCGTTGACCAACGAAATGGTGGCCGGCAAGCTCGATATCGGCTCGATGGCCGATTTCCCCGGCTCGTTCAACGGCGCCGCGCACCAGAAGGCGGGCAAGAAGAGCATCTTCATCACCGTGCTGTCCGGCAGCACGCTTGGCTCCGGTAACGGCATCGTCGTGCCGAAGGGGTCGAACGTGCAATCGCTGGCCGAGTTGAAGGGCAAGACGATCTCCGTGCCGTTCGCTTCCACCGCCCACGGCATGCTGTTGCGCGCCGTGAAGGCGCAGGGCTGGGACCCGGAAAAGGATGTGAACATCACGACGCAGGCGCCGGAAATCGCCGGCTCGGCCCTGCAGAGCAACAAGATCGAAGCGCACGCCGATTTCGTGCCGTTCGCCGAGCTGTTCCCGCACCGTGGTTTCGCCCGCAAGATCTTCGACGGTTCCCAGGCCAAGGCGCCCACCCTGCACGGCAGCCTGGTCGATTCCGCGTACGCGAAGAAATACCCGGAAATCGTCGTCGCCTACCTGCGCGCCGCGCTGGAGGCCGACCGGCTGATCGCCGCCGAGCCGGAAAAGTACAGCGAACTGATCGCCAAGGTCACCGGCATCGAAGCGGAAGTGAATTACCTGTTCCACGGTCCGGTGGGCTTGCAGACGCGCGATTTCACGTGGAAGCCCGAGTACCGGCAAGCCGTGGCCACGTCGATCCAGACGTTGCGGCTGTTGAAGCGTACCGACAGCGATATCGACGTGAACAGCTTCATCGACGATTCCTACCTGCGCACTGCGTTCAAGGGGGCAGGCCTGGACTACGAGAAGGCGCTGAAGAACTACGCCAAGCTGCCCCTGAATGCCAGGGATGCGGTCACCGGCAAGCCGATCGCCGACTTCAAGCGGCTCACGCAGATCTGGGTGCAGGGCGAGCCGCTGGTGCGCCACTATGCCGATGCAGGGACCGCGTTCGCCGAGCTGCGCAAGCTGGAGGGCAGCGGCAAGAAGGTACGCACCGTGTATGCGCACGACCAGGATACCGGCCTGAAGCTGCTGGCGGGCGATGCCTGGTTCGTCGTCAAGGGCAAGGACGTGGGCGCCTTCCTGCTCAGGGCCGATGCCGAAGCCTACGCGAAGAAGAACGGCGGCAAGGTCGTCGATTTCGACAAGCTCAGGGCCGGCACGGCCATCTGA
- a CDS encoding siderophore-interacting protein, whose product MNPVRESRVQRVRHELKRRDVEVVKVEPLGRHFVAVTFRGEELADFVSASFDDHVKFIFDDGGAEPVRRDYTPRRYDREARELTIEFALHGDGKASSWARQAAVGQRATIGGPRGSMIVPIDYAWHLLAGDATALPAIRRRIEELPSSVRAIVVVACEDVATLTSAAQLDVWQVADGAALVEAIRAIPLPPDDAFVWFGGEASIAAKVRDVVHGEKGFPRTASRISAYWKEGASDHHEDL is encoded by the coding sequence ATGAATCCAGTCAGGGAAAGCCGGGTGCAGCGCGTGCGGCACGAACTGAAACGGCGCGATGTCGAAGTGGTGAAGGTGGAGCCGCTCGGCAGGCACTTCGTGGCCGTCACGTTCCGCGGCGAGGAGCTGGCGGACTTCGTTTCGGCCTCGTTCGACGATCACGTGAAGTTCATCTTCGACGATGGGGGCGCGGAGCCGGTGCGCCGCGACTACACGCCGCGCCGCTACGATCGGGAAGCGCGCGAACTGACGATCGAGTTCGCGCTGCACGGCGATGGCAAGGCATCGTCCTGGGCACGCCAGGCAGCTGTGGGCCAGCGCGCGACGATCGGCGGCCCGCGCGGCTCGATGATCGTCCCTATCGACTACGCATGGCACCTGCTGGCGGGCGACGCGACGGCTTTGCCGGCGATCCGCCGCCGCATCGAGGAGCTGCCGTCAAGCGTGCGCGCTATCGTCGTCGTCGCTTGCGAAGACGTTGCAACGCTCACCAGTGCCGCCCAGCTCGACGTGTGGCAGGTGGCCGATGGCGCAGCGCTGGTGGAAGCAATCCGCGCGATACCGCTGCCGCCCGACGATGCCTTCGTGTGGTTCGGCGGCGAGGCGTCGATCGCCGCGAAGGTGCGCGACGTGGTCCATGGCGAGAAGGGGTTCCCGCGCACGGCGAGCCGCATTTCGGCGTATTGGAAGGAAGGCGCTTCCGATCACCACGAGGATCTGTAA
- a CDS encoding MarR family transcriptional regulator, with the protein MPPPADQPDDSASAVFDAIHEIMHLYRAQQYRTLRDGPHDLTHMEAKVLGYFMRHPGATQSDLTAHSGRDKAQLARLIRGLRDKGLLEATVDEADRRSTRLHVSDAGKAIARQVQQSGEQLAQVAAAGLDARERQELLALLEKVRAGFGAD; encoded by the coding sequence ATGCCGCCACCCGCCGACCAGCCTGACGACAGCGCCAGCGCCGTCTTCGACGCCATCCACGAAATCATGCATCTGTACCGCGCGCAGCAGTACCGCACGCTGCGCGACGGCCCGCACGACCTCACGCACATGGAAGCGAAGGTGCTGGGTTACTTCATGCGCCACCCCGGCGCCACGCAGAGTGACCTGACCGCGCATTCCGGCCGGGACAAGGCGCAACTGGCGCGGCTGATCCGCGGCTTGCGCGACAAGGGCTTGCTGGAGGCGACGGTGGATGAAGCCGACCGCCGCAGCACGCGCCTGCACGTGTCGGATGCCGGCAAGGCGATCGCACGCCAGGTGCAGCAGAGCGGCGAGCAATTGGCCCAGGTGGCCGCGGCGGGCCTCGACGCACGCGAGCGCCAGGAATTGCTGGCGCTGTTGGAGAAGGTGCGTGCCGGGTTCGGCGCCGATTAG
- a CDS encoding ABC transporter permease, with the protein MNTTASRTLRALVGLLSIAACVAAWQWAASHHVDLGLVTFQNVPSPVDVVGAAKDLVESPKLEQHLTASVYRVFAGFAGAAVTGVLLGLFVGRSRWIEDVVMPPLEVLRPIPAVAWIPLAILMFPSSEASMVFITFIGALFPILLNTVHGVEAVDQRLVASARSLGAGRWSIFLEVILPAAAPSIVTGLAIGMGTAWFCLVTAEMISGQFGIGYYTWASYTIQNYAEIVVGMLFIGAIGMGSSVLVKKIGNLFLPWYLMTRTKS; encoded by the coding sequence GTGAACACTACCGCATCGAGGACTTTGCGCGCGCTGGTCGGCCTGCTGTCGATCGCCGCCTGCGTGGCGGCCTGGCAGTGGGCCGCGTCGCACCACGTCGACCTGGGGCTCGTCACCTTCCAGAACGTGCCTTCGCCGGTGGACGTGGTGGGCGCGGCGAAAGACCTGGTCGAATCGCCGAAGCTGGAGCAGCACCTCACGGCCAGCGTCTACCGCGTGTTCGCCGGTTTTGCCGGCGCCGCCGTGACTGGCGTGCTGCTGGGCCTCTTTGTCGGCCGCTCGCGCTGGATCGAAGACGTGGTGATGCCGCCGCTGGAAGTGCTGCGGCCGATCCCCGCCGTGGCGTGGATTCCGCTGGCGATCCTGATGTTTCCCTCGTCCGAGGCGTCGATGGTGTTCATCACCTTCATCGGCGCGCTGTTCCCGATCCTGTTGAACACGGTCCACGGCGTGGAAGCGGTGGACCAGCGGCTGGTCGCTTCCGCACGCAGCCTGGGCGCGGGACGCTGGAGCATCTTCCTTGAAGTGATCCTGCCGGCCGCCGCGCCGAGCATCGTGACCGGCCTGGCCATCGGCATGGGCACGGCGTGGTTCTGCCTCGTGACGGCGGAGATGATCTCCGGCCAGTTCGGCATCGGCTATTACACGTGGGCCTCGTACACGATCCAGAACTACGCCGAGATCGTGGTCGGCATGCTGTTCATCGGCGCCATCGGCATGGGCAGCAGCGTGCTGGTGAAGAAGATCGGCAACCTGTTCCTGCCCTGGTACCTGATGACGAGGACGAAATCATGA